The following proteins come from a genomic window of Pseudochaenichthys georgianus chromosome 17, fPseGeo1.2, whole genome shotgun sequence:
- the LOC117462768 gene encoding protein Niban 1-like, translated as MMGASSSGLLDEANISNIKGLVDSTFQSFSVFYRQQYSAAYTVHLHQEVEPKKEGRSLLLAHGPQYAPEEVLYQGSVKFSCWYEQGKKCKERFIVLRREYKVEIHENAETFSRGCAAKLVLQPAGGSVFTKEEESKAHLERTCAGILNGVKEDSSSVVSSPDVLAVYLHLPYMGHTCFLFQQEEERDNFLSAIKTCIRHSNLDPWCDSSYESQAFVRALRLYRQDRGSYESWEMLLGTEEQVLASQVIEEVLSWLQRQLQSRVKGKKAERIRQWLATVQASYSLVLEQLSFSLEALRAECRQTASANQALIRSNLDQIMSSHCFLEEKVKACICAEAEKVCGECVSPNIPSILEALTEHISAGIQGMQHTLHTQMDSAFTHTHGGTEETKKDLSPLHSIRLDRSYRQVESLTEKLEVVKQRFGLSSTQRLVHCAQLQMEKLLDSAVYTLDLFLLSSARLQPSLVPVKMQRAKERVLKQLDYDSRVVQRRLYQDAVLQITLPTLSRNMDSKWKRELQQFEQFIFSDYSNFILVQNVYDDVLRSILSEEIETALQEAAGKRSRLLLDTSDLTISQYSLLGPTPPRSAPGSPATATRDPPSAAPSAGGETVPAEVPPQSDPDPSSGPESPGEARGGNQPDPDAPSETAGSAPTTPDVAVRQEVGSAATAGPGDPTPECPDPPMSTLSTGLPADCAQSAASGNPPPPDLSTVDGETEDPPTQEVDASDAAADSWDPTPDCPDPPMSTLSSDGPAAQRDQSAAPESSPPPDLSTSGGETEGPPAKEVGSPDVPADSWDPTLDGPDPPMSTLSSLQSTNVPADQAAPESSPPPDLSTSGGDTEGPPAQDPHPPSAPCSDCPMEISLGSLREAISCSSTPQTLSHTDRAVYLTGGRKDSWEEEERVREGGEERGREERIQDGGEESEAGGGEEEEKEEEGRVEGEAQSGGESVDEGEKSSEPAEGATEQAERGRGDGEEREMEERKEDQERAEEEGEQAGKEGEKENKEEEVLQSPQPMGAQCESVAELPLDSVAIIRDLVTEITEVETVISPRPNSGHTA; from the exons AGCCTAAGAAAGAGGGGAGGAGCCTACTGCTCGCACATGGG cctcAGTATGCTCCAGAGGAAGTGCTATACCAAGGGAGTGTGAAGTTCTCCTGCTGGTACGAGCAGGGGAAGAAATGCAAAGAGAGATTCATCGTACTGAGACGAGAATACAAAGTGGAAATACATGAAAACGCAGAG ACCTTCAGTCGTGGATGTGCAGCGAAGTTGGTCCTCCAGCCAGCAGGGGGCAGTGTGTTCACAAAAGAGGAGGAGTCCAAAGCTCACCTGGAGCGAACCTGTGCTGGAATACTCAATG GAGTGAAGGAGGATTCTTCTTCGGTGGTATCCTCTCCAGATGTGCTGGCAGTGTATCTGCACCTGCCTTATATGGGCCACACTTGTTTCCTGTTCCAACAGGAAGAAGAACGTGATAACTTCCTTTCTGCCATCAAGACCTGCATTAGACACAGCAACCTTG ACCCCTGGTGTGACTCATCCTACGAGAGCCAGGCCTTCGTCCGAGCCCTCCGACTCTACCGACAGGACAGAGGAAGCTATGAATCCTGGGAAATGCTGCTCGGCACAGAGGAACAA GTGCTGGCCTCACAGGTGATAGAGGAAGTGTTGTCATGGCTACAGAGGCAGCTTCAGTCCAGAGTGAAGGGCAAGAAGGCTGAGAGGATTCGACAGTGGTTGGCA ACAGTGCAGGCTAGCTACTCGCTGGTGCTGGAGCAACTCTCCTTCAGTCTGGAGGCTCTGAGGGCCGAGTGTCGCCAGacagcgtcagccaatcaggcGCTGATCAGATCTAACCTGGACCAGATCATGTCCTCCCACTGCTTCCTGGAGGAGAAAGTCAAAG cgTGTATATGTGCAGAAGCAGAGAAAGTGTGTGGTGAGTGTGTGTCGCCCAACATTCCCTCCATCCTTGAAGCGCTCACTGAACACATCAGTGCAGGGATTCAGGGGAtgcaacacacactgcacacacagatGGACTCggccttcacacacactcatggaGGAACAGAGGAGACCAAGAAG GACTTGTCTCCGCTGCACTCCATCAGACTGGACCGGAGCTACCGGCAGGTGGAGAGCCTGACGGAGAAGCTTGAGGTCGTGAAGCAGCGCTTCGGCCTGAGCAGCACCCAGAGGCTGGTCCACTGCGCCCAGCTGCAGATGGAGAAG ctgttGGACAGTGCTGTGTACACGTTAGATCTCTTCCTGCTGTCTTCAGCCCGACTGCAGCCCTCTCTGGTTCCTGTCAAGATGCAGCGAGCTAAAGAACGAGTCCTGAAG cagCTGGACTATGACAGCAGAGTGGTTCAGAGGAGGCTGTATCAGGACGCTGTGCTGCAGATCACTCTGCCCACTCTCAGCAGGAACATGGACAGCAAGTGGAAAAGa gagctGCAGCAGTTCGAGCAGTTCATCTTCTCCGACTACAGCAACTTCATCCTGGTGCAGAACGTCTACGATGATGTGCTGAGAAGCATCCTCAGTGAGGAGATAgagacag CCCTGCAGGAAGCAGCCGGAAAGAGGAGCCGGCTGCTGCTGGACACTTCAGATCTGACCATCAGTCAGTACAGTCTGCTGGGGCCAACCCCCCCTCGCTCCGCACCAGGCAGCCCGGCCACAGCCACCCGAGACCCCCCCTCAGCAGCACCCAGTGCAGGGGGGGAGACGGTCCCAGCAGAGGTTCCCCCTCAGAGCGACCCGGATCCTTCCTCTGGACCTGAGTCCCCTGGGGAGGCCCGGGGAGGAAACCAGCCTGACCCTGACGCACCTTCAGAGACAGCAGGGTCCGCCCCCACCACACCTGATGTAGCTGTCAGACAGGAAGTTGGATCTGCTGCAACTGCAGGTCCCGGTGACCCCACCCCAGAGTGTCCTGATCCCCCAATGTCCACTCTGTCCACAGGTCTTCCAGCTGATTGTGCTCAATCTGCAGCATCTGGAAATCCTCCTCCACCTGACCTCTCAACTGTGGATGGAGAGACAGAAGACCCGCCCACACAGGAAGTTGATGCATCTGATGCAGCTGCAGATTCCTGGGACCCCACCCCAGACTGTCCAGACCCCCCAATGTCCACTCTGTCCTCAGATGGTCCAGCTGCTCAAAGGGATCAATCTGCAGCGCCTGAAAGTTCTCCTCCACCCGACCTCTCAACCTCGGGTGGAGAAACAGAAGGCCCCCCCGCCAAGGAAGTCGGGTCACCTGATGTACCTGCAGATTCCTGGGACCCCACCCTAGACGGTCCCGACCCCCCAATGTCCACTCTGTCCTCGCTGCAGTCCACAAATGTTCCAGCTGATCAGGCAGCGCCTGAAAGTTCTCCTCCACCCGACCTCTCAACCTCAGGTGGAGACACAGAAGGCCCCCCCGCCCAGGACCCCCACCCTCCATCTGCACCTTGTTCAGATTGTCCAATGGAAATCAGCCTTGGGTCACTGAGGGAGGCGATTAGTTGCAGCTCTACCCCACAGACGCTCTCTCACACCGACAGAGCTGTGTACCTGACGGGAGGAAGGAAGGACAgctgggaggaggaggagagggtgagagagggaggagaggagagggggagagaggagaggatccAGGACGGGGGAGAAGAGAGTGAGGCAGGAGGTGGGGAagaagaggagaaggaggaggagggaagagTTGAAGGTGAAGCCCAATCAGGAGGTGAGTCTGTGGATGAAGGTGAGAAGTCCTCTGAGCCAGCAGAGGGCGCCACAGAGCAGgcagagagggggaggggggatggggaagagagagagatggaggaaAGGAAAGAAGATCAGGAGAGAGCAGAGGAGGAAGGAGAGCAAGCAGGaaaagaaggagagaaagaaaacaAGGAGGAGGAGGTTCTTCAAAGCCCTCAGCCAATGGGAGCACAGTGTGAGAGTGTTGCCGAGCTGCCATTGGACAGCGTGGCGATCATCAGAGACCTTGTTACTGAGATCACTGAGGTGGAGACGGTCATCAGCCCCCGTCCCAACAGCGGCCATACAGCCTGA